A region of the Stieleria neptunia genome:
CGTAGAAGACTTCAACTTGCCACTCAGCGTCATCCGATCCGTTCATGATTCCGCATCCGTGTTTGCAGCGTCGTTCAGCCGAATCAATATCTCGTTGCGCCTCAGCGGCCCCGGCGTGAAGGGCGGATCGTAGCCGGCGGCTTCCGCTTTCGTCTCACCTTCCAGTCCACGCGACTTCATCCACTCGCGGAGCTTCGCCTCCTGCTCCTCGGCCACCCGCGAGTCGAGACGGCCGGGAAATCGGATCACGGCAAATCGACCGCCCTCGCGTTTGCGAATCTTGACGCCGTCGCCCTTGGGTTCCGGCACGCCTTCCGCGGCGACTTCTTTGGGCATCACAAATCCCATCGAAACGTCCGACTCGCCGACATCGCCTTCCATGAAGACCGGAGTCGTCATCGGGATTTTCTGACCGTCTTCATTGGCCCCGCTGATGTAGCGAAACAGACGCATGAAACTGCCGTCACGGCCCTGGGCGTCCATTTTCGAATCCGTCGCCGCCAGCATCAGATCTGGATACTCGCGGATTTCGATGTTGCCGTCGGATTCGATCACCTCGTATTCCGCCGACTCATATCCGGCCCGCGCGGTGATCGTCCACGCCGCCATCGCGACGGCGGCCAACCCGATCGTTGCTGCCACGTAGATCATTCGTCGTTTCATGATGCTGCTCATTTCAGTGGGGATCTGGAACTTAGCAACGAACGGAAAAAAAGTGTCAGTTTCCAGTGGGATAAGGCTTCCAGGCTCGTCATTGTGACATCGACAGGCTGGAAGCCTATCCCACTAATTTTCCGGCGGTCGATTACAAATCGTACAAGCGAGTCAAGCTAATGCTGTGTGGGAAATGTGGCATTGGTCGATGCAGGGGCCCACCATTAGAAAATCAGAACGGCTGCGAGGCTCCGATTCATCGCGGGCGTTTCTATTTTGATACAATCCTGTGCGTCCGTCTGGCGTCGGCGGCACATTTGCGCGATGAACGAGCGAACTAGCAAAGATGACCGGGCCACAGTCCGCCGAAAACAATCGACCCTCGAAAATCCTGCTCGAAGAACTCTTCGCGGACCAGGACGATCGCTTCTTGGAAGTGTTCGTGCAGTTTGATTCGTACGAGATGTTGAAGCACTTTACGATCAAATGGCTGGATGACTCACGGCAATGGGCAAAAGACCAGTTGATCGAATACCTGCGTGGACCGTTGGATCATCCTGGTCATGAAGTCGTCGTCAAACGGGTTCTCAAGACCGCCTTGGAAAGGAGTGAGATCGGGTTGATCGTTCATCTGACGGTGGCCATGGACGGGCTGGTCCGCCGGAAACGGATGCCGGGCTACAGCTACGACTACAGGACCCGTCAGTATCAACGGCGGGAATACTTGTTCGCCAAGCCCAACCGCACGGTGCGAGAGGTCACCGGGCGTTACCAGGAATACACGCGTCGCAGGAGGACCTATCGCGTGCCGTTGCCCGACATCCGCAACAAGCCGGGGCACCGGTTGTTCAGCCAACGAACACGCGCCTACGTGCGTCGGCGAGTGTGGCGGAACTTTCGCGTGATGGCCCACCGCGATCCCGAGCGATACGTGGAATCAGTTTGCAAGGTGTTGGCGTTGTACGACGATTCGTTTTTCGACACGGGCGAGGCGATCCTGGATAATTGGTCCCTGATGCACGCCTGTTACTTTCACGCCAAGGAGATCTCGTTCACCGCATCGCATACGAATCTCGCTGTCGGCGAAGCACTCGCGACGCTCGCCGCGGCGCCGTATCGACCCGAGGTTTGGACCGACGACGATTCGGCTAGCCGTTTGTGGACACTGTTGGCCGAGGCCCGTAGCCAGTTCGTGCGAATGTGGACGATCGAGATGTTGCAGACGCAGCATTCGCAGTGGTTGTCGCGGCTGGGGGTGGAGGAGTTGCTGCGAATGCTTTCGAGCAGCGATGCCACGGTTGCCGAGTTTGCGGCCGACCTGTTTCGCAATCACGCTTCGCTTTCGAGCGTTGAGGTATCGACGTGGTTGCGATTGCTCGATCAAGCCGATTTTTCGGTCCTCCCAACGATCTGCGAAGCGATGCAGCGTCACATCGCACCAGCCAGGCTCAGTGATGACCAGTTGATCGAGTTGACGATGGCCACGCCCGCGGCCATTGCACGACTCGGTTTTGACTGGCTGCAACAACGCCACGATGAGCGACCGCTTTCATCCGAATCGCTGGTTCGCCTGGCGAAAGCCAAATGCGAATGGGAAGCCGAAACGATTGCCGCGTGGGCGATCACCAACATCGCCGCTTCGGGCAGCCATTCAGCCGATCAAATCACCGAGTTTTTTGATTCACGGTCAAACGCCGTCCGCAATGCGGCCTGCAATTGGCTGACCGCACAAGCGAAGGATGGATTCGCAGGCCAGCGCCTGCAAGACGATCCCGCGTTGTGGGTCAAGCTAACCGAAACACCGTATGACCAGGTGCGTTTTGCCTTGGTGGAAACGTTGCGTGGGGTTTTGAGCCGTTCGCCCAAGCGTTACCTCGAATCGCTTTCGGTCGAGCAACAGTTGCGTGTCTTGGCTGCTGTCGTGCTGTGCGTCGATCGCGGATCACGCAGCAAACCCAAGGCGATTGAACAACTGACTTCGCTCGCGATCTCCAGCGGCCAACATGCGTCGACGGTGGTTTCGGTCCTTGCGATCGCCGCGCGCAGTGTTCGCGGTCCGGAGCGTGCGGCGGGCTTGTCGGCTTTGGCAAGACTGGTGGCGCATTCCGGTGATCTGGAATCGATCGTTGCCGATCGCATGACCGAATGGGACTGGTCGCCCGAGGCGGTGACCGGCGATGGTCAAAAGGGGGTGGCGACATGAAGGTCAGCATGCGTTACGCCAGTCGCAGTGCTTTGATGGACATCTCCGGCGGTGCCAAACTGTTGCAGATGGCTCCCAATTTGGCTCGACAACAGGTGTCGTTTGACGGGGCGCTGAATCGGCCGTTGGAGTTCCGCGAAGCGATCAGCGCGTTGCATGACATCGTGATCAACGATTTGCGTTTCGAGCCGCGAGACAAGTCCGCGTATCAACAGTGGCTCGTTGTGCAACGTGAGCAAGAGCGGACCATTCGGCAAGCCGCGATGCAGCAAAAGCGTGATGAGATTGCGGCCGGAAAGGTCGCCAAGCCGGATTCCGATCTCAAGACGGCTCATGCGTCGGCGCTCAAACGTTACTGGTCGGCTCGAAAGACGCTTGACCGGCGTCTACGAAAAGAGAACAAAGCCCTTTGGCGTCGTCTGATGCCCTACGATCCGGTGATCACGGTCGCCGATGACGTCGTCTTCTTCGAGTGCTTTTCCGTGGACCAGTCCAGCTACGGTTGCCTGACGGTGGATCGCGGTGATGGATTCGGCGAGAGCGGTCAAACACAGTTCGGAACCACGAATGTCGATTACTCGTGGGACCTCTACGACAGCTTTCAGAGCCTGCGGACGTATCGTCAGACGCGGTTCCAAATCGATCCGTCAGCGTTCGAGGTCACGACATCCGGCGGCGGCGAAGAGCATCGCGAAGAGAAAATCGATCTCCCCGACGGCTGGCTGCGAGGGTTTGTGAAGCTGCAATCGGCGATGGGGATGCCAATGCGTCGCGTCTCCTTGCCGACAGCGACGATGTATTCGTTGCTGGCTTTCTTGAAGCGAAACAAAGCAAAGACGAGTCCACGCGCGATTCGCTTCGAGCTTGCCGACGGACAGGTGCCGCGTCTGACGCTAGAGCCTTGGGAACAAAGCATCGAAGCGACCGGTTCGACCTATCATGGGCCGCCGACCGAGGCGATTCGAGTTTGGGGACGTCGGCGGTTGCTGACGCTTTCGCGTCTCTTGCCGCTGGCGGAAGGATTCGACGTCTATTTGCTAGGCACCGGATTGCCTAGTTTCTGGGTCGCCCGATTGGGGCCGATGCGATTGACGCTGGGGCTAAGCGGTTGGACGACAAACGATTGGTCGGCGGGCACAGCCATCGACATGCTGATGCCGCAGCAGAAACCTGATCCAGCGGACGTGGCATCGATCGCGGAATGCCTTTCGAGCCGTCGCCAAGGACGCTTAGAGGAGTTGGCGGATCGGGTGCGGATCGCGCCCGACGTTGCAGCGTCGGCGCTCAATGAATTGGCATTGCGAGGCCAAGCGGTTTTTGACCTGCACGGCGGTGTCTATCGCTGGCGAAGTGTTCTGCCAATGGCTCTCTCTGACAAAGAAATGGGACCGCCACATCCCGAGCAGCAAGCGTCGACGATTCTGCTGAAGCAAGGGAAAGTTTTGCTGAAGGAAGCGATCGCAGGACCTCGAGGTGGTGTGATCCTGACCGGTGAGGTTGAGTCGACACCCTGCGAAGTGCTGATGGATGCCGATGGCATGATCCGCCGCGGCAAGTGCCTGTGTTCGTGGCACCGAAAAGCCGGGATCCGCAATGGACCTTGCCGACACCTTCAGGCATTGCGTTCGCAACACAGACATTCCGAACAACGGAGTGGGTCTTGTTAAAGATCCACCGAATCGAACCGGAGGTTTCACGACCTCCACTACCAATTACCATTCGTACCGTTTACAAACAGGAGACCTGATTCGAGCGTGGTGACGATTCAAGCCTACCTTGCTGCGGCGATCCGCCGTGGCTGAGTTTTGCTTCTCATTCGTCCCCAAGGTCGTTGTTCGTTTGGCCGACGGGGCTACCCGTTCCGTCGACCAAGGCAAGCCAAGGCTTTCGACGTAACGGGTAGCCCCGTCGGCCTTGGTGAACGACCTCGGTCCGCAGACGTGAAGTTGAATCGTCACCCGCTCGGGTCATTTTTTTCAGCGATGGGATTGTTCGAGATCCTCAAGCAGATCTTCGCACCCGGCCAGAGGCGGCCCGGGCCACCGCGAGGTGCGCCGAGCGACCCGTCCGCGATCGATCCCGGCAGCCTGACGCCGCCGCGACAAGCGGAACCGTCGCCTGCGACATCCTCCGCACCGCTGTCGTCGGCAACACCCGCGACAACACCAGCGCCGGCGGCAACGTCGAAACCGGCCGGCGGGTTGGAGGGTCTGGACGCGAGTCGCTTTCAACCGCTCACCCCATCCGAAGCCCTTGATGCGACCGCCCAGCCGGGTTGGCAAACGGCGTACTGGGATCCGCTGAACGTCATTCCGTCGACCCATCTGCCGCGAATCCGCGTGATCGATCAAACGATGGTCGGCATGGGGCTGATCGATGCCGACGAATTGGCCGAGATTCATGACATCGGCCAGCGGATGTCCAAGTTCCGGACAGACTATCACGTCATTGCCGACGCAGGACAGCAGGCCGTCGATCAGTCGCAGGCGGCCCGTGACGCTCGAAAACAGGAGATGAAGAAGCGGGCGGCCGAACGCAAACAGGCTCATCAACAAGCGGTCGCCCATCGCAAGGCGACCGACATCGTGTTTCTTGGGCGAGGCGTCTCCAAAGGCTTGGCCGATCGCCGATCCAACATCGAACGCTTGGCGGCATCCGACTTGCCACTGCTGTCGACGCCGGCGGATCTGGCGAACACGTTAGGCATTTCCATTGGCACACTGCGATGGCTGTCGTTCCATCATCCGGCCAGCAAAACGACGCACTATCACCACTGGAAGGTTCCCAAACGCTCCGGCGGCGAAAGAACGATTAGTCGTCCACAAAAGAAACTCGAATCCGCCCAACGCTGGATTTTGGAATCCATCCTTGCCAAGCGCCCAACCCATGACGCCGCACATGGTTTTGTCACGCAACGCAGTACTCTAACCGGTGCATTGCCGCATGTCGGTTCCCAAGTCGTGGTAAACATGGATCTGGAGAACTTCTTTCCCACGATCGATTTCGCACGGGTGGCCGGATTGTTCCGCGCGATGGGATATTCGCCGGCTGTCGCCACCATCATGTCGCTGCTGTGCACCGAATCACCGAGACGAGTGATTCGCTCTGGCGATGAAACGCTCCATGTTGCCATCGGTAACCGGTCCGTGCCGCAAGGCGCCTGCACCAGCCCTGCGTTGTCCAACTTGATCTGCAAGCGATTGGACAATCGCCTGGTCGGAATGGCCGAGTCCATCGGTTGGCGATACACGCGTTATGCCGATGACCTGTCGTTCTCTTGCCCGATCGCAAAGGACGGGACCGACCAAGGCGCACAAGCATCGGCCAAAATTGGCTACTTGCTCTCGCGTGTGCGCCACTTTGCCGATGAAGAGGGATTT
Encoded here:
- a CDS encoding reverse transcriptase family protein — translated: MGLFEILKQIFAPGQRRPGPPRGAPSDPSAIDPGSLTPPRQAEPSPATSSAPLSSATPATTPAPAATSKPAGGLEGLDASRFQPLTPSEALDATAQPGWQTAYWDPLNVIPSTHLPRIRVIDQTMVGMGLIDADELAEIHDIGQRMSKFRTDYHVIADAGQQAVDQSQAARDARKQEMKKRAAERKQAHQQAVAHRKATDIVFLGRGVSKGLADRRSNIERLAASDLPLLSTPADLANTLGISIGTLRWLSFHHPASKTTHYHHWKVPKRSGGERTISRPQKKLESAQRWILESILAKRPTHDAAHGFVTQRSTLTGALPHVGSQVVVNMDLENFFPTIDFARVAGLFRAMGYSPAVATIMSLLCTESPRRVIRSGDETLHVAIGNRSVPQGACTSPALSNLICKRLDNRLVGMAESIGWRYTRYADDLSFSCPIAKDGTDQGAQASAKIGYLLSRVRHFADEEGFRVKESKTRVLKRSTRQSVTGIVVNDRPSIDRKTIRRLRAILHRAKHEGLEAQNREGHPNFAAWLAGMIAYVQMVNPAQGQKLRKQMDLL
- a CDS encoding metal-binding protein, coding for MKVSMRYASRSALMDISGGAKLLQMAPNLARQQVSFDGALNRPLEFREAISALHDIVINDLRFEPRDKSAYQQWLVVQREQERTIRQAAMQQKRDEIAAGKVAKPDSDLKTAHASALKRYWSARKTLDRRLRKENKALWRRLMPYDPVITVADDVVFFECFSVDQSSYGCLTVDRGDGFGESGQTQFGTTNVDYSWDLYDSFQSLRTYRQTRFQIDPSAFEVTTSGGGEEHREEKIDLPDGWLRGFVKLQSAMGMPMRRVSLPTATMYSLLAFLKRNKAKTSPRAIRFELADGQVPRLTLEPWEQSIEATGSTYHGPPTEAIRVWGRRRLLTLSRLLPLAEGFDVYLLGTGLPSFWVARLGPMRLTLGLSGWTTNDWSAGTAIDMLMPQQKPDPADVASIAECLSSRRQGRLEELADRVRIAPDVAASALNELALRGQAVFDLHGGVYRWRSVLPMALSDKEMGPPHPEQQASTILLKQGKVLLKEAIAGPRGGVILTGEVESTPCEVLMDADGMIRRGKCLCSWHRKAGIRNGPCRHLQALRSQHRHSEQRSGSC
- a CDS encoding SOUL family heme-binding protein produces the protein MKRRMIYVAATIGLAAVAMAAWTITARAGYESAEYEVIESDGNIEIREYPDLMLAATDSKMDAQGRDGSFMRLFRYISGANEDGQKIPMTTPVFMEGDVGESDVSMGFVMPKEVAAEGVPEPKGDGVKIRKREGGRFAVIRFPGRLDSRVAEEQEAKLREWMKSRGLEGETKAEAAGYDPPFTPGPLRRNEILIRLNDAANTDAES